In Anaerolineales bacterium, the following are encoded in one genomic region:
- the thrS gene encoding threonine--tRNA ligase, whose product MAEKKTERYEDSHLYKIRHSAAHIMAQAVGELFTPGEAKIAIGPPIEDGFYYDFDLPRPLTPDDFPAIEARMRQIIAADYAFQKQVVSADQARAQFAGQPYKLELIEGLDQGGLDENGQPLKEKPEISFYTHDSFTDLCRGPHVPSTAAVPADAFKLLSIAGAYWRGDEKNKQLQRVYGTAWEDAAQLEDYLWRQEEAKKRDHRKLGRELGLFHFAEDIGPGIPLFTPKGEMLRHLMEGYVREVQTRYGYQHVWTGHLVKEDLYKKSGHYDNYSEVMFPPMQDEGVSYRLKPMNCPSHMTLYKEMGLHSYRELPMRFCEFATLYRYEKSGELSGLARVRALTQDDCHVFCTPDQIESEFTLALQLIREVLDRYKFSDYSVRLSLRGEEGKYVDDPEKWDLAEAALRAALDKNKVDYWEAEGEAAFYGPKADFIAKDVLGREWQLSTIQVDFIQPARLGLTYIGEDNQEHTPVLLHRAVTGTTERFMATIIEHFAGAFPVWLAPVQAVLIPIADRHNDYAQGVAEQLRAAGLRAEVNAGSDRMSAKIRDAQGQKVPYMLVMGDKEAEAGAVALRLRSGEDLGAIPVADFIARAQADIESGE is encoded by the coding sequence ATGGCAGAGAAGAAAACCGAACGCTACGAAGACAGCCATCTTTACAAGATCCGCCACTCGGCCGCCCACATCATGGCCCAGGCCGTGGGCGAGCTGTTCACCCCCGGCGAGGCCAAGATCGCCATCGGCCCGCCCATCGAAGATGGCTTCTACTACGACTTCGACCTGCCGCGCCCGCTGACCCCGGACGACTTCCCGGCCATCGAGGCGCGCATGCGCCAGATCATCGCCGCCGACTACGCCTTCCAGAAGCAGGTCGTCTCGGCAGACCAGGCCCGGGCGCAATTTGCCGGCCAGCCCTACAAGCTGGAACTGATCGAGGGCTTGGACCAGGGCGGCCTGGACGAGAACGGCCAGCCGCTCAAGGAGAAGCCCGAGATCTCTTTCTACACGCACGACAGCTTCACCGACCTGTGCCGCGGGCCGCACGTGCCCAGCACCGCCGCCGTCCCGGCCGACGCCTTCAAGCTGCTCAGCATTGCCGGCGCCTACTGGCGCGGCGACGAGAAGAACAAGCAGCTGCAGCGCGTCTACGGCACGGCCTGGGAGGACGCCGCCCAATTGGAGGACTACCTCTGGCGCCAGGAAGAGGCCAAGAAGCGCGACCACCGCAAGCTGGGCCGTGAGCTGGGCCTGTTCCACTTCGCCGAAGATATCGGCCCCGGCATCCCGCTCTTCACCCCCAAGGGCGAAATGCTGCGCCACCTGATGGAGGGCTACGTCCGCGAAGTGCAGACTCGCTACGGCTATCAGCACGTCTGGACCGGGCATCTGGTCAAAGAGGACCTCTACAAAAAGTCCGGGCACTACGACAACTACAGCGAGGTCATGTTCCCGCCCATGCAGGACGAGGGCGTCAGCTACCGGCTCAAGCCGATGAACTGCCCCAGCCACATGACGCTCTACAAGGAGATGGGCCTGCACTCCTACCGGGAATTGCCCATGCGCTTCTGCGAGTTCGCCACGCTCTACCGCTACGAGAAGTCCGGCGAACTTTCCGGCCTGGCCCGCGTGCGCGCCCTGACCCAGGACGACTGCCATGTCTTCTGCACCCCGGACCAGATCGAGAGCGAGTTCACCCTGGCGCTGCAGCTCATCCGCGAAGTGCTCGACCGCTACAAGTTCAGCGACTACTCGGTGCGCCTCTCACTGCGCGGCGAGGAGGGCAAATACGTGGACGACCCCGAGAAGTGGGACCTGGCCGAAGCTGCCCTGCGCGCCGCGCTGGACAAGAACAAGGTGGACTACTGGGAAGCCGAGGGCGAGGCCGCCTTTTACGGCCCCAAGGCCGACTTCATCGCCAAAGACGTGCTCGGCCGCGAGTGGCAACTTTCTACCATCCAGGTGGACTTCATCCAGCCCGCCCGCCTCGGCCTGACCTACATCGGCGAGGACAACCAGGAGCACACGCCGGTGCTGCTGCACCGGGCCGTCACCGGCACCACCGAGCGCTTCATGGCCACCATCATCGAGCACTTCGCCGGCGCTTTCCCCGTCTGGCTGGCTCCGGTGCAGGCTGTACTGATCCCCATCGCCGACCGGCACAACGACTACGCCCAAGGCGTGGCCGAGCAGCTGCGCGCCGCCGGCCTGCGTGCCGAGGTCAACGCCGGCAGTGACCGCATGAGCGCCAAGATCCGCGACGCCCAGGGCCAGAAGGTGCCTTACATGCTGGTCATGGGCGACAAAGAGGCCGAGGCCGGCGCAGTCGCCCTGCGCTTGCGCTCCGGCGAAGATCTTGGCGCCATCCCGGTGGCGGACTTTATCGCCCGCGCCCAGGCCGACATCGAAAGCGGCGAGTAA
- a CDS encoding FAD-dependent oxidoreductase yields the protein MNEKDYSPYSAAVIGAGPAGLYAARELANAGLQVALINRDIKAGGLAEYGIYPNKYKMKDGLRRQTRNILTEPNIHYFGNLKVRQDGPLSLEQLQAMGFDAVVVAVGAQGTKQLGLPGEDLPGVYHAKDLVYHYNRLPPFGRQQFPVGQRVVCVGVGNVMLDIAHWLVRELQVDEVVAVARRSPADVKFTKKEMEAVVHNLDQAALDAEIERTRSVMLAAGQDPEAARAFILSALAGAEEKISDTRFRFHFLASPHQILSDEQGRVRALQVEETSLELQADGRTKAVDLGSYQEIPCDTVIFCIGDRVNPELGLPLDKWGDFAKEPAPRFPVDEKSYEAAGLDGVFLTGWAREASTGLVGTARKDGTNAAHAVLASLQGKPARGGQPLATLAAAAASQTEPVVSKADLLRLEAAEAAIATGQGLPDFKFDNNEEMLGVIGKLLAEQP from the coding sequence ATGAACGAAAAAGACTACTCCCCCTATAGCGCAGCGGTCATCGGCGCCGGGCCGGCTGGATTGTACGCGGCGCGTGAGCTGGCCAACGCGGGCCTGCAAGTGGCCCTGATCAACCGCGACATCAAAGCCGGCGGCCTGGCCGAATACGGCATTTATCCCAACAAGTATAAAATGAAGGACGGCCTGCGCCGCCAAACACGCAACATCCTGACCGAGCCCAATATCCATTATTTCGGCAACCTGAAAGTGCGCCAGGACGGGCCGTTGAGCCTGGAACAGCTGCAGGCCATGGGTTTCGACGCGGTGGTGGTGGCGGTGGGCGCCCAGGGCACCAAGCAGCTGGGCCTGCCCGGCGAAGACCTGCCCGGGGTCTACCACGCCAAGGACCTGGTCTATCACTACAACCGCCTGCCGCCCTTTGGCCGCCAGCAGTTCCCGGTGGGCCAACGCGTGGTGTGCGTGGGCGTGGGCAACGTCATGTTGGACATCGCCCACTGGCTGGTGCGCGAGCTGCAGGTGGACGAGGTGGTGGCCGTGGCGCGGCGCAGCCCGGCGGATGTCAAGTTCACCAAAAAAGAGATGGAAGCCGTGGTCCACAATCTGGACCAGGCGGCGCTGGACGCGGAAATTGAGCGCACGCGCAGCGTGATGCTGGCCGCCGGGCAGGACCCGGAAGCGGCGCGCGCTTTCATTCTCTCGGCGCTGGCGGGGGCGGAGGAGAAGATCTCCGACACGCGCTTCCGTTTTCACTTCCTGGCCTCGCCGCACCAGATCTTGAGCGACGAGCAGGGCCGGGTGCGCGCCCTGCAGGTGGAGGAAACCAGCCTGGAGCTGCAAGCGGACGGCCGCACCAAAGCGGTGGACCTGGGCAGCTACCAGGAAATCCCTTGTGATACGGTGATCTTCTGTATTGGCGACCGGGTCAACCCGGAGCTGGGTTTGCCGCTGGACAAATGGGGCGACTTCGCCAAAGAACCAGCGCCGCGTTTTCCTGTCGACGAGAAATCTTACGAGGCCGCCGGCTTGGACGGCGTCTTCTTGACCGGCTGGGCGCGCGAGGCCAGCACCGGCCTGGTGGGCACGGCGCGCAAAGACGGCACCAACGCGGCGCACGCCGTGCTGGCCAGCCTGCAAGGCAAGCCGGCACGCGGCGGCCAGCCGCTGGCGACCCTGGCCGCGGCGGCAGCCAGCCAGACGGAACCAGTGGTGAGCAAAGCCGATCTGCTACGGCTGGAAGCCGCCGAAGCGGCGATCGCCACAGGGCAGGGTCTGCCCGATTTCAAGTTCGACAATAATGAAGAAATGCTGGGCGTGATCGGGAAACTGCTGGCGGAACAGCCTTAG
- a CDS encoding GGDEF domain-containing protein, with the protein MERPLPGSGRPEDTPLVRQTYRQLTHFTALLAILVSLCHAILLYILDSPLWLLCLAFVGLCTILLWALDEARPFLIFVIGLMAFLGIFLTSVSILALSLGRAAGFEILFVPMFPLVVVTGRIGVWSKILIILVLGAFVIGLQEYTGSYRAIVDLEENSLMAMRAINFGSVILAVSGIVWRYFQIVTQQQADLQAFATVDQLTGLYNRHSMNEIASREIVRAKRYESPLSILICDLDRFKAINDQHGHDAGDTALIHAARLLKTSVRESEVVCRWGGEEFVLLLANTNAKGAEALAERIRARFESSPLEFAGKQIPLTLTLGSASLQPADAFSDLVSRADQALYKGKLAGRNRVSTA; encoded by the coding sequence ATGGAAAGACCGCTGCCCGGTTCGGGACGCCCGGAAGACACCCCGCTGGTCCGGCAGACCTATCGCCAGTTAACCCACTTCACAGCCCTGCTGGCAATTCTGGTGAGCCTGTGCCATGCGATTCTGCTCTACATCTTGGACAGCCCGCTTTGGCTGCTGTGCCTGGCCTTTGTGGGGTTGTGCACCATCTTGCTGTGGGCGCTGGATGAAGCGCGACCCTTTCTGATCTTCGTGATCGGGCTGATGGCTTTCCTGGGCATCTTTCTGACCTCGGTCAGTATTCTGGCGCTTTCGCTGGGGCGAGCGGCCGGTTTCGAGATCCTGTTTGTGCCCATGTTCCCTCTGGTGGTGGTCACCGGTCGGATCGGGGTGTGGAGCAAGATCCTGATCATCCTGGTGCTGGGCGCTTTTGTGATCGGCCTGCAGGAGTACACGGGCAGCTACCGCGCCATCGTCGACCTGGAAGAAAACTCGCTGATGGCGATGCGAGCGATCAACTTTGGTTCGGTGATCCTGGCCGTCTCCGGGATCGTGTGGCGCTACTTCCAGATCGTCACCCAGCAGCAGGCCGACCTGCAGGCCTTTGCGACGGTCGACCAGCTGACCGGGTTGTACAACCGCCACAGCATGAACGAGATCGCCTCGCGGGAGATCGTGCGCGCCAAACGCTATGAAAGCCCGCTGTCGATCCTGATCTGCGATCTGGACCGTTTTAAAGCCATCAATGACCAACACGGGCATGATGCCGGAGACACGGCGCTGATCCACGCCGCCCGGCTTCTAAAGACCAGCGTGCGCGAGAGCGAAGTGGTGTGCCGCTGGGGCGGCGAAGAATTTGTGCTGCTGCTGGCCAATACCAACGCCAAAGGCGCCGAAGCGCTGGCGGAGCGCATCCGCGCCCGCTTTGAAAGCTCGCCGCTGGAGTTTGCCGGCAAGCAGATCCCGCTGACCCTGACGCTGGGCAGCGCCAGCTTGCAGCCGGCCGACGCCTTTAGCGATCTGGTCAGCCGGGCGGACCAAGCGCTGTACAAGGGCAAGCTGGCCGGGCGCAACCGGGTCAGCACTGCATAA
- a CDS encoding cupin domain-containing protein gives MKPVSLLEDIVFKDEAANIQPMLVDESGRVMRFALKPGQKIKPHRGPQIALLMIVLRGRGLFRGEDDTPVECGPGTMLVFEVGELHGAQALDEELVFLAILRQTPAGVALPHGRPAGAAPIQVE, from the coding sequence GTGAAACCTGTTTCTCTTTTGGAAGATATTGTCTTTAAAGACGAGGCTGCCAATATCCAACCCATGCTGGTGGATGAGAGCGGCCGGGTGATGCGCTTTGCGCTCAAGCCCGGCCAAAAGATCAAGCCGCACCGCGGCCCACAGATCGCCTTGTTGATGATCGTGCTGCGGGGGAGAGGCTTGTTCCGCGGCGAAGATGACACCCCGGTCGAGTGCGGCCCCGGCACCATGCTGGTCTTCGAAGTGGGTGAGCTGCACGGCGCGCAAGCCCTGGATGAGGAACTGGTCTTCCTGGCCATCCTGCGTCAAACCCCGGCGGGCGTGGCGCTGCCGCACGGCCGCCCGGCTGGCGCGGCGCCGATCCAGGTGGAATAG
- the nirK gene encoding nitrite reductase, copper-containing: MKRTYSLLAVLAVLALSALACIESTDLAQVQPTLDSMAARLDELDGGVSHEPGHVPSGDVGEATIEFTLRTDAEGHNLVFRGVGGEIDGQINPTLVVQPGDVVQITLINGQAAEHDIVIDEFGVHSASIKQMDERVTLTFVADQEGSFEYYCSVIGHRAAGMFGTIQVGAGSAAVDAVSIIKHPTDLPAPVGARGPQLVQAELVAQEVVGQLASGSAYTYFTFNGTVPGPFIRARVGDMVEITLRNETNSAFTHSVDLHAATGPGGGGEVTQVGAGETKTFTFQALQPGIYVYHCATPSVPHHIASGMYGLILIEPAGGLPPVDREFYVMQGEIYTAEPYGTPGLLNFSHEKMSHEQPEYFVFNGAAAALTTEEHWLTANVGESVRIFVGVGGPNFTSSFHVIGEIFDRAYAFGSLSSPPLTDVQTISVPPGGAVMVEFGLDVPGHYVLVDHALSRAERGLMGILHVEGQQNPNIFHEGPANP, from the coding sequence ATGAAGCGAACGTATTCCCTGTTGGCGGTTTTGGCAGTCTTGGCGCTTTCGGCGCTGGCCTGCATCGAATCGACGGACCTGGCCCAGGTCCAGCCTACCCTCGATTCGATGGCTGCTCGGTTGGACGAATTGGACGGCGGCGTCAGCCATGAACCCGGCCACGTCCCCAGCGGCGACGTGGGCGAAGCCACGATCGAATTCACCTTGCGCACGGATGCCGAAGGACACAACTTGGTATTCCGCGGCGTGGGCGGCGAGATTGACGGCCAGATCAACCCGACCCTGGTTGTCCAGCCCGGCGACGTGGTGCAGATCACGCTGATCAATGGCCAGGCCGCCGAACACGATATCGTCATTGACGAATTTGGCGTCCACAGCGCCTCGATTAAACAGATGGACGAGCGCGTCACCCTGACCTTCGTCGCCGACCAGGAAGGCAGCTTCGAATATTACTGCAGCGTCATTGGCCACCGCGCTGCCGGCATGTTCGGCACGATCCAGGTCGGCGCCGGCAGCGCGGCGGTGGATGCGGTCAGCATCATCAAGCACCCCACAGACCTGCCCGCCCCTGTTGGCGCCCGCGGCCCGCAGCTGGTCCAGGCGGAACTGGTGGCCCAGGAAGTGGTCGGCCAGCTGGCGAGCGGCAGCGCCTACACCTACTTCACCTTCAACGGCACCGTGCCCGGCCCGTTCATCCGCGCCCGGGTGGGCGACATGGTCGAGATCACCCTGCGCAATGAGACCAACAGCGCCTTCACCCACTCCGTGGATTTGCACGCCGCCACCGGCCCGGGCGGCGGTGGTGAGGTCACCCAAGTCGGGGCGGGGGAAACCAAGACCTTCACCTTCCAGGCTCTGCAGCCGGGCATCTACGTCTACCACTGCGCCACGCCCAGCGTGCCGCACCACATCGCCAGCGGCATGTATGGGCTGATCCTAATCGAGCCGGCCGGCGGCCTGCCCCCGGTGGACCGTGAGTTCTATGTCATGCAGGGCGAGATCTACACCGCCGAACCCTATGGCACACCGGGCCTGCTCAACTTCAGCCATGAGAAGATGTCCCATGAACAGCCTGAGTACTTCGTCTTCAACGGCGCCGCGGCGGCCCTGACCACCGAAGAGCATTGGCTGACCGCCAACGTGGGCGAAAGCGTGCGCATCTTCGTCGGTGTCGGCGGTCCCAACTTCACCAGCTCTTTCCACGTCATCGGTGAGATCTTTGACCGGGCCTATGCCTTCGGTTCGCTCAGCAGCCCGCCGCTGACCGATGTGCAGACCATCTCCGTCCCACCCGGCGGCGCGGTGATGGTCGAGTTCGGCCTGGACGTGCCCGGCCACTACGTGCTGGTTGACCACGCCCTCAGCCGGGCCGAGCGCGGCCTGATGGGCATCCTGCATGTCGAAGGTCAACAGAACCCCAACATCTTCCACGAAGGACCGGCCAACCCGTAA
- a CDS encoding helix-turn-helix transcriptional regulator, which produces MHKSSLRDLLPLTPAVFHILLALMDQERHGYGIMKEVEAQTGGEMLLRPGTLYQAIKRLLELGLIEESAERPDPALDDERRRYYRISALGRKAAGAETARLQKLLQLAHSKKLTAVDYACS; this is translated from the coding sequence ATGCATAAATCCAGCCTCCGCGACCTGCTGCCGCTGACCCCGGCCGTGTTTCACATCCTGCTGGCCTTGATGGACCAGGAGCGCCATGGCTACGGCATCATGAAAGAAGTCGAGGCGCAGACGGGCGGCGAGATGCTGCTGCGCCCGGGCACCTTGTACCAGGCGATCAAGCGCTTGCTGGAGCTGGGCCTGATCGAAGAAAGCGCCGAACGGCCCGACCCGGCGCTGGACGACGAGCGTCGCCGCTACTACCGCATATCGGCGCTGGGGCGCAAAGCAGCCGGGGCTGAGACGGCCCGGCTGCAAAAGCTGCTGCAGCTGGCCCACAGCAAGAAACTGACTGCCGTAGACTATGCCTGTTCGTGA
- a CDS encoding VOC family protein, which yields MRMYILSIPISNYDKALKFYTEILGFVKKRDSEMAHGIRFITLVSPEDPNGPELLLEPNAKYHGIKALRKALAEDGIPIASFAVQDVQKEYERLNGLGVKFTQKPMSAGGWTSAVFDDTNGNLIEIAEVPAT from the coding sequence ATGAGAATGTACATCCTCAGCATCCCGATCAGCAATTACGACAAGGCCCTCAAGTTCTATACCGAGATCCTTGGATTTGTGAAGAAGCGCGATAGCGAAATGGCGCACGGCATTCGCTTTATCACGCTGGTATCGCCCGAAGACCCGAACGGGCCGGAGCTGCTACTGGAGCCCAACGCCAAGTATCACGGCATCAAAGCCTTGCGCAAGGCATTGGCCGAAGATGGCATCCCGATCGCTTCGTTCGCCGTGCAGGACGTACAAAAGGAATACGAGCGCTTGAATGGACTGGGGGTTAAGTTCACCCAGAAGCCGATGAGCGCAGGCGGTTGGACCAGCGCCGTGTTTGATGACACCAATGGCAATCTGATCGAGATCGCCGAGGTGCCGGCCACGTAA
- a CDS encoding helix-turn-helix transcriptional regulator, translating to MDALFKALADPTRRAVLDELTENDGQTLFELCQRLVVRHQINSSRQAISQHLDLLEDAGLVKVKRQGRYKFHFINTTPLEDIQRRWLDKGKETQ from the coding sequence ATGGATGCGTTGTTCAAAGCCCTGGCGGACCCGACCCGCAGGGCCGTGCTGGATGAGTTGACGGAAAATGACGGCCAAACCCTCTTCGAACTCTGCCAGCGCCTGGTGGTGCGCCACCAGATCAATTCTTCCCGGCAGGCGATTTCGCAGCATTTGGATCTGTTGGAGGATGCCGGGCTGGTGAAGGTCAAACGGCAGGGTCGCTACAAGTTTCACTTCATCAACACCACCCCGCTGGAAGACATCCAACGGCGTTGGCTGGACAAAGGCAAGGAAACCCAATGA
- a CDS encoding cbb3-type cytochrome c oxidase subunit I produces MPPITRGFIKASLLYLVLAMGLAVFQALQPLLGLSISGLSPVYFHLFLVGWVTQMIMGVGLWFFPKYSQARPRGSQTAAWASFWLLNLGLLLRAVAEPAASAQPAAIWLWALVLSAVAQWLAALLFVLNVWPRIKER; encoded by the coding sequence ATGCCGCCCATTACGCGCGGGTTCATCAAGGCCTCGCTGCTCTACCTGGTGCTGGCCATGGGCCTGGCCGTCTTTCAGGCGCTGCAGCCCTTGCTCGGTCTGAGCATCAGCGGCTTGTCGCCGGTCTACTTTCACTTGTTCCTGGTGGGCTGGGTGACCCAGATGATCATGGGCGTCGGCTTGTGGTTCTTCCCCAAGTACAGCCAAGCGCGCCCACGCGGCAGCCAGACCGCGGCGTGGGCCAGCTTTTGGCTGCTCAATCTCGGCTTGCTGCTGCGCGCCGTGGCCGAGCCCGCCGCCAGCGCTCAGCCGGCAGCCATCTGGCTGTGGGCCCTGGTGCTCTCAGCCGTGGCCCAGTGGCTGGCGGCGCTGTTGTTCGTGCTCAACGTCTGGCCGCGCATCAAGGAACGCTGA
- a CDS encoding alcohol dehydrogenase catalytic domain-containing protein, with protein MQAVQFTFSYPRYGLGLALGGLAPGILWSGASCTVLRDLPEPDLPGPDWVRIATRLGGICGTDLGNITLKTSPYYSPYSAFPFTFGHENVGVISELGGAVSGFQPGQRVIAEPTLWCAPRGFAPAEWCANCRQGLTNRCLNRRAGPLGRGMFIGASPRTGGSWSPAFVAHQSQLYAVPDALSDEAALMVEPFACGLHAVLLDLPAENETILILGAGTIGLVTVAALRALGSRARVLVSARYAHQAEAARRLGADEVLQGGDLYAQVAELTGAELLQPLIGKRVLEGGVDRVYECTGADSALDDANRLARRGGTVVLVGVPGIAKGVDWTAIFSQELRVLAATEYNHAEQYQGKTRKTYDLALDLISQGKADLGWLVNRKYPLGQYKRALGDLAQKGSHGIIKAAFEF; from the coding sequence ATGCAAGCCGTGCAGTTCACCTTCTCCTACCCGCGCTATGGCCTGGGCCTGGCGCTGGGCGGCCTGGCCCCCGGCATCTTATGGAGCGGGGCGTCCTGCACCGTGCTGCGTGACCTGCCCGAGCCAGACCTGCCCGGCCCGGACTGGGTGCGCATCGCCACCCGCCTGGGCGGCATCTGCGGTACCGATCTGGGCAACATTACCCTCAAGACCAGCCCCTATTACTCGCCGTACAGCGCCTTTCCCTTCACCTTCGGCCACGAGAACGTGGGCGTGATCAGTGAACTGGGCGGGGCCGTCAGCGGCTTTCAACCCGGCCAGCGCGTGATCGCCGAGCCGACCCTGTGGTGCGCCCCGCGCGGCTTTGCCCCGGCCGAGTGGTGCGCCAACTGCCGGCAGGGCCTCACCAACCGCTGCCTCAACCGCCGCGCCGGTCCACTGGGCCGCGGCATGTTCATCGGCGCCAGCCCGCGCACCGGCGGCTCATGGAGCCCGGCCTTTGTGGCCCACCAAAGCCAGCTCTACGCCGTGCCCGACGCGCTCAGCGACGAAGCCGCCCTGATGGTCGAGCCTTTCGCCTGCGGCCTGCACGCCGTGCTGCTCGACCTGCCGGCGGAAAACGAGACCATCCTGATCCTGGGCGCCGGCACGATTGGCTTGGTGACCGTAGCCGCCCTGCGCGCGTTGGGCAGCCGGGCTCGGGTGCTGGTCTCCGCCCGCTACGCCCACCAGGCCGAGGCCGCCCGCCGCCTGGGCGCCGACGAGGTATTGCAGGGCGGCGACCTGTATGCCCAGGTGGCCGAATTGACAGGCGCCGAACTGCTCCAGCCGCTGATCGGCAAGCGCGTGCTGGAAGGCGGCGTGGACCGCGTCTACGAGTGCACCGGGGCCGACAGCGCCCTGGACGACGCCAACCGCTTGGCCCGCCGCGGCGGCACGGTGGTGCTGGTCGGCGTGCCCGGCATCGCCAAAGGCGTGGACTGGACCGCCATCTTCAGCCAAGAGCTGCGCGTGCTGGCCGCCACGGAATACAACCACGCTGAGCAGTACCAGGGCAAGACCCGGAAGACCTACGACTTGGCGCTCGATCTGATCAGCCAGGGCAAAGCCGACCTGGGCTGGCTGGTCAACAGGAAATATCCCTTGGGCCAATACAAGCGCGCTTTGGGTGACTTGGCCCAAAAAGGTTCGCATGGCATCATCAAGGCGGCTTTCGAGTTCTGA
- a CDS encoding insulinase family protein, translating to MDVLKTTLSNGLNIFLKEIHTTPIISHWLWVRVGSRDEIPGITGASHWVEHMQFKGTQQFPAGRLDKDISRDGGFWNAMTYIDWTAYYETMPAEKIDLGLRLEADRLINSDFDPDEVASERTVIISERQGHENSPIFRLDEDVQAAAFDQHPYRHEVIGRMADLESMTRDDLYQHYKRFYTPNNAILAMAGDFDSAEMLERIRQLYEDIPAGPSPARVAAPETPLSAERRVLTQGPGETVFVRAAYRAPHAQDPDFFALSVADSLLAGPSNLNFFSGGISNKTSRLYQNLVEKELAVGVSGGLQATIDPFLYDITAVVHPERSADEVIAALDGEIARLQDSPPKAEELARAVKQAQALFAYGSESITNQAFWLGFAEIFADYAWFENYLQRLAAVTPADVQRAAQTYLQPQRRVLGVYQPDGRPEQPA from the coding sequence ATGGATGTCCTGAAAACCACCCTGTCAAACGGCCTGAACATCTTTTTAAAGGAAATCCACACCACGCCCATCATCAGCCACTGGTTGTGGGTGCGGGTCGGTTCCCGCGATGAGATCCCGGGCATCACCGGCGCTTCGCATTGGGTTGAGCATATGCAGTTCAAAGGCACCCAGCAGTTCCCCGCCGGCCGCCTGGACAAAGACATTTCCCGCGACGGCGGCTTCTGGAATGCGATGACCTACATCGACTGGACCGCCTATTATGAGACCATGCCGGCCGAGAAGATCGACCTGGGTCTACGCCTGGAAGCCGACCGGCTGATCAACAGCGACTTCGACCCGGACGAAGTCGCCTCCGAGCGCACCGTGATCATCTCCGAACGCCAGGGGCACGAGAACAGCCCCATCTTCCGCCTGGACGAGGACGTGCAAGCCGCCGCCTTTGACCAGCACCCCTACCGGCACGAGGTGATTGGCCGCATGGCCGACCTGGAGAGCATGACCCGCGACGATCTCTACCAGCACTACAAGCGCTTTTACACACCCAACAACGCCATCCTGGCGATGGCCGGCGATTTTGACAGCGCCGAAATGCTGGAACGCATCCGCCAACTCTACGAGGACATCCCCGCCGGGCCGTCGCCGGCCCGCGTGGCCGCCCCCGAGACGCCGCTCAGCGCCGAGCGCCGCGTACTAACCCAAGGCCCCGGCGAAACCGTCTTCGTGCGCGCCGCCTACCGCGCCCCGCACGCACAGGATCCGGACTTCTTCGCCCTCAGCGTGGCCGACAGCCTGCTGGCCGGCCCCAGCAACCTGAACTTTTTCAGCGGTGGCATTTCCAACAAGACCTCACGGCTCTACCAGAACCTGGTGGAGAAAGAGCTGGCCGTGGGCGTCAGCGGCGGCCTGCAGGCCACGATTGACCCTTTCCTCTACGACATCACCGCCGTGGTGCACCCGGAGCGCAGCGCTGACGAAGTCATCGCCGCGCTGGATGGCGAGATCGCCCGCCTGCAGGACAGCCCGCCCAAGGCCGAAGAGCTGGCCCGCGCCGTCAAGCAGGCCCAGGCGCTCTTCGCCTACGGCAGCGAAAGCATCACCAACCAGGCTTTTTGGCTGGGCTTCGCCGAGATCTTTGCCGACTATGCCTGGTTCGAAAATTATCTGCAGCGCCTGGCGGCGGTCACCCCTGCCGATGTGCAGCGCGCCGCCCAGACCTATTTGCAACCCCAGCGCCGCGTCTTGGGCGTCTACCAGCCGGATGGCCGCCCGGAGCAGCCCGCATGA